The Deinococcus hopiensis KR-140 sequence ACGGCCAGCGGGGAGCCACAGCGGCCCATCCCGCTCATCACCTCGTCGGCCACGAATAAGACGCCGTACTTTCGGCAGATCTCGGCAATCCGGGCGTGGTAGCCAGGATTCGGCGACAGGGCGGCGTCCGACGCGCCCACGACCGGCTCAGCGATGAATGCGGCCACCGTCTGCGGCCCCGCTTCCTCCAGCACCGCGCGCAGGCGTTCAGCGTCCTCCTCACCGGACAACCTGGGATCGGGCTTGGGCATCTTTGGCCAGGCGGTTTCGTTCAGCAGTGGTGAGTAGATCGCCCGGCGTGCGCCCATCCCTGAGGCGGCGAGTGCGCCGAGGGAGGCCCCGTGGTAACTCGGCACCCGCGTGATCACCTTGTACCGCTCCGACTCGCCCCGTTCCACGTGGTATTGCCGCGCGAGCTTGATGGCGCTCTCGTTGGCCTCCGAGCCGCCCGACACGGCCCAGAAGCGGAAGCCAGGCAGATTGAGAAACCGCATCAGCCGCGCGGCGTACTCCTCCAGCACAGGCGAGGTGAACTGCGAGCCGTGGACGAAGGGCAGTTCTCGCGCTTGCCGCGCCATCGCCTCCGCCACGTCTGCCCGTCCATGCCCGATATTCGCGACCAGCGCTCCCGAGCAGCCGTCGAGGTAGCGGCGGCCCCCGGCGTCGAACAGGTACACCCCCTCCCCGCGCACCGCGGTGGGGTAGGGCTTGTGGGAACGGTAGAAGACGTTGGACATGGGAAAACTCCTGGGAAGGGTGGTGGGGTGGTGTGGCCGTGGCCGTCCTGCCGCCTGGGGCCTGCGCCGCAGCTGTGGCCGTCTGGGTGAAAATCCCCTGCGCGGTGCGGTCGCCGGCCCTCGCGTGAAGGGGCGCGCCGCCAAGGTGATGCAGCAGAATGTAGATGTTGCCGCCGTTGTGCGGGTTGGAGCAGAAATCCGAAATCCACGGTCCCCACGGTGTTGGTCATCATCACCGCCCGCATCCGGCGCAGGAGCGGGGATATACCGCCACGTACCCGTCCGCCTTATCGGCTCTGACGTCTGTGCCGGAGCGTGTTCTTTCCCCCGGTTCCGACGGGAGGTCCGTGGGTGTGTAGCAGTCGTGTCCAGCGGAACGCCTGGGCCCACGGTGGGACAGCCGAATATCCACCTCCGGGTGCTTGCGGTGCCGCTCGGCCACCACTTCAAGGTCTGCGCAGTTCAGGCGTCGTGGGTCACCTCCTGGGAATCGGCATAGGCTGGCAGGGTCAGCCAGTCTTCCAGCGGCGGCGAGCCCTGGCCAAGATCGGGGAAGGGGAGGCGTTCACTGGACGCGGCGCGCGGTGCTCGGCCATGGTCCGGCCCGGGCAGCACCTCCCAGCGCGCGAGGCCCAGTTCCGGCAGGGCAAAGGCCGAGGCCAGGTCCACCAGCGAGAAGGGCTTGCGGCAGATCATGCGCGTCTGGCGCGTTGAGCGCATGTGTCAAAGTGCGGACTTCTTTTTGACCGGGCCCGGTGAGCGAGCCGGAATGCGCATGGCGGAGAATGGCGCCGTGAGGGGTGCCCTTCCACGCGCCGCGCCATTCGGACAACTGCGCTCGGCCCTCCAGCGCCCGCGCGCAGGAGACGTTGGCTGGACCACCCCGAAAGCGCTTGCCCACGGCTGCCCCAAAGGCTGGGGCGGACCGCCAACGGTTGAAGGCCCGCTCACCACGTGTCGCCCCCTCCGGGAGGCGGCCACGCCCCCAGTGCCTGCCGCACCGTCACCACTTGACCGAAGTGGTGGGCGGTGTGTAGGGCGAAGTCCGCCAGCAGTTCCCCGATGGTCTCGTCGTGGTTGACGGGGTTGGAGAGGTCCGGGCGGGCGGTGTGGGTGTCCACGCGCGCCAGCAACTCGTAGAACTCGGCCCGGACGCGGCCCCAGTCCTCCGCCGCTGCGGCAGGCCAGGTGTCCGCCGCGTGCTTGGGGTAGGGCATGGCCTGCCCGCCCTCGATCACGTCCAGCATCCAGCGGTTCCACCAGTTGACGTGCGCGACGAGTTCGGCGACAGAGTGGGGCAGATGTTCGGGCCGCTGCGCCGCCACCTCAGCATCCAAGCCGCTGAGGGACGCCTCCACGCCCACGAACGCCTGCCCGCCCC is a genomic window containing:
- a CDS encoding aspartate aminotransferase family protein; protein product: MSNVFYRSHKPYPTAVRGEGVYLFDAGGRRYLDGCSGALVANIGHGRADVAEAMARQARELPFVHGSQFTSPVLEEYAARLMRFLNLPGFRFWAVSGGSEANESAIKLARQYHVERGESERYKVITRVPSYHGASLGALAASGMGARRAIYSPLLNETAWPKMPKPDPRLSGEEDAERLRAVLEEAGPQTVAAFIAEPVVGASDAALSPNPGYHARIAEICRKYGVLFVADEVMSGMGRCGSPLAVRLQDDVTPDIVVLGKGLAAGYAPLAGLAVSPEIYDTVMNGSGAFKHGFTYAGHPVSVAAGLAVLDIVQGENLTERAHAQGEKLLAGLRALQERHPNVLEARGQGLLLGLVLGDPTTGEAFPTPGTAERVARAAMERGLITYPGTGAVDGTRGDHLLLGPPLSVTDGEMEEMLAGLQGALEAVE
- a CDS encoding DinB family protein translates to MTDSQQDRNERAQLAFARLLPKLFRGGQAFVGVEASLSGLDAEVAAQRPEHLPHSVAELVAHVNWWNRWMLDVIEGGQAMPYPKHAADTWPAAAAEDWGRVRAEFYELLARVDTHTARPDLSNPVNHDETIGELLADFALHTAHHFGQVVTVRQALGAWPPPGGGDTW